The following proteins are co-located in the Chitinispirillum alkaliphilum genome:
- a CDS encoding Glucose-1-phosphate adenylyltransferase, which produces MSGNVTSIILAGGQGRRLHPLTEARSKPAVPIGGKFRLIDIPISNCLHHGIRQIWILTQFASESLHRHIFQTYRMDNFSKGFVSILAASQTLDNKGWYQGTADAVRKNLTNFTNAGDTILLLSGDHLYKMDFTDFLKFHKDNNADLSLSVVPVERSKVSELGIMKMDSQYKVLDFIEKPKEDQIIDDFELPANLRPKKENPQDEERTHVGSMGIYIFNRDVLIDILEKYDFDDFGKQIIPAAITNYNVYAYPFSGYWEDIGTIKAFFDSHMSLTAPKPPFNFYDENKPIFTHARFLPAAKVSGSTIDTSVVSEGSIIEEATLKDCIIGVRSIIRKGSKLNRVILMGADQYDVGKNTLGIGENCHIENAIIDKDVVIGDNVRLTNVENIQNGERDGIIIRDGLICVPKKMKIPSGYVL; this is translated from the coding sequence ATGTCAGGTAATGTCACTTCAATCATTCTCGCAGGTGGACAGGGAAGACGTTTACATCCTTTAACTGAAGCACGCTCCAAGCCAGCAGTTCCAATAGGGGGAAAATTCAGACTGATTGACATTCCAATCAGCAACTGTCTCCATCACGGCATACGTCAAATCTGGATTCTCACACAGTTTGCATCAGAATCTCTTCACAGACATATCTTTCAGACTTACAGGATGGATAATTTTTCCAAAGGCTTTGTTTCGATTCTTGCCGCTTCACAGACTTTGGATAACAAGGGGTGGTACCAGGGAACAGCTGATGCAGTAAGGAAAAACCTTACTAATTTCACCAACGCCGGAGATACCATTCTGCTTCTGTCCGGTGACCACCTATACAAAATGGATTTTACCGATTTTTTAAAGTTTCACAAAGATAACAATGCAGATCTTTCTCTGAGCGTTGTTCCGGTCGAAAGATCAAAAGTAAGTGAACTTGGTATTATGAAGATGGATTCACAATACAAGGTTTTGGATTTCATCGAGAAGCCAAAAGAGGATCAGATCATAGATGATTTTGAGCTTCCTGCAAACTTAAGACCCAAAAAAGAAAACCCCCAGGATGAAGAGCGTACACATGTAGGATCAATGGGTATTTACATTTTTAACAGAGATGTGCTTATTGACATTCTGGAAAAATACGACTTTGACGATTTCGGCAAGCAGATAATCCCTGCTGCAATCACCAACTATAATGTCTACGCATATCCATTCTCCGGGTACTGGGAAGATATCGGTACGATAAAAGCTTTCTTTGATTCACATATGAGCTTAACAGCACCCAAGCCTCCCTTTAACTTCTATGATGAAAACAAGCCAATTTTTACACATGCAAGATTTCTACCTGCAGCAAAAGTCAGCGGCTCAACGATCGATACATCAGTTGTAAGTGAAGGCTCGATAATTGAAGAAGCGACCCTGAAGGATTGTATCATTGGAGTGCGTTCCATAATACGCAAGGGCAGCAAATTAAACAGAGTTATTCTGATGGGTGCCGATCAGTATGATGTTGGTAAAAACACTCTTGGTATCGGAGAAAATTGCCACATAGAAAATGCCATTATAGATAAGGATGTGGTGATCGGAGACAATGTCAGACTTACAAATGTAGAAAATATCCAGAACGGTGAACGTGACGGTATCATAATTCGTGATGGTTTGATTTGTGTTCCAAAGAAAATGAAAATCCCATCAGGCTACGTTTTGTAA